One Microbacterium sp. No. 7 genomic window carries:
- a CDS encoding GTPase, whose translation MARLTLADRVVALRSAIDATRGRIAPEVVEAASAVLARAEERAQLSAEHTVVALAGATGAGKSTIFNLLAGADVARTGRQRPTTAFPLAAVAETAELRPGSAALLDWLGVSERHELPVSARHPRGLLLLDLPDHDSVVTEHRLRADHVTERADLLIWVTNPQKYADGVLHDRYLAPLTGRDDAVAVVLNQLDRLDAAAGRQVVDDLTRLVRADGLSARVIGASASTGQGIDELRELIVRAVARRESATARMTADVRAAAATLLDALPAAHDARGEQAQARRRLLAALDDAAGIPLVVDAVQRSSVRDAIVRTGWPPSRWVRRLRADPLRVLGLRGDAKRGQDPSAGEVVRTSLPPASPAVRAQLSTAARDYVAGVSPSLPARAGEELSARAVAATADVGDALDVAVARTVRLRPARWWCVVDALQWLLLVAAVAGGVWLGGLAVLDYLRVPTEGLVPAIDVGVLELPWPTVLLGGGVLAGLVLAGLGRVFGGVGARRRAARVGRELRASVQQVADDRILGAVDAELATISAARAAAERAAQPR comes from the coding sequence ATGGCGCGGCTCACGCTCGCCGACCGCGTCGTCGCGCTGCGCTCGGCGATCGACGCGACGCGGGGGCGCATCGCCCCGGAGGTCGTGGAAGCCGCCTCCGCCGTGCTCGCGCGGGCGGAGGAACGCGCGCAGCTCTCCGCCGAGCACACGGTCGTGGCGCTCGCGGGTGCGACGGGCGCGGGGAAGTCCACGATCTTCAACCTGCTGGCGGGCGCCGACGTCGCCCGCACCGGCCGGCAGCGGCCGACGACGGCGTTCCCGCTCGCGGCGGTCGCCGAGACCGCCGAGCTGCGGCCCGGCTCGGCGGCCCTGCTGGACTGGCTGGGCGTGAGCGAGCGCCACGAGCTCCCGGTGTCGGCGCGGCACCCGCGCGGCCTCCTGCTGCTCGACCTGCCCGATCACGACTCCGTGGTCACCGAGCACCGGCTGCGCGCCGACCACGTGACCGAGCGCGCCGACCTGCTGATCTGGGTCACGAACCCGCAGAAGTACGCCGACGGCGTGCTGCACGATCGCTATCTCGCCCCGCTGACCGGTCGCGACGACGCGGTCGCGGTGGTGCTCAACCAGCTCGACCGTCTCGATGCCGCGGCGGGGCGCCAGGTCGTCGACGACCTGACCCGGCTCGTCCGGGCGGACGGCTTGTCGGCACGCGTCATCGGCGCCTCCGCGTCGACCGGGCAGGGCATCGACGAGCTGCGTGAGCTCATCGTGCGCGCCGTGGCACGCCGCGAGAGCGCGACGGCGCGGATGACGGCCGATGTCCGCGCCGCCGCCGCGACCCTGCTCGACGCGCTGCCGGCCGCGCACGACGCCCGCGGAGAGCAGGCGCAGGCGCGCCGCCGGCTGCTGGCTGCGCTCGACGACGCCGCCGGCATCCCGCTCGTCGTGGACGCCGTGCAGCGCTCGAGCGTGCGCGACGCGATCGTGCGCACCGGATGGCCGCCGTCGCGCTGGGTGCGCCGCCTGCGCGCCGACCCGCTGCGGGTGCTGGGCCTGCGCGGCGATGCGAAGCGAGGGCAGGACCCCTCGGCGGGCGAGGTCGTGCGCACCTCGCTGCCTCCCGCATCGCCGGCGGTGAGGGCGCAGCTGTCGACCGCGGCGCGCGACTACGTCGCCGGGGTGTCGCCATCGCTGCCCGCCCGGGCCGGCGAGGAGCTCAGCGCGCGAGCCGTCGCCGCGACCGCCGACGTCGGCGATGCGCTCGACGTCGCGGTGGCCCGCACCGTGCGGCTGCGACCCGCGCGCTGGTGGTGCGTCGTCGACGCGCTGCAGTGGCTGCTGCTCGTCGCCGCGGTCGCCGGCGGTGTGTGGCTGGGCGGGCTCGCGGTGCTCGACTACCTGCGCGTGCCCACCGAGGGACTCGTCCCGGCGATCGACGTCGGCGTGCTGGAGCTGCCGTGGCCGACCGTGCTGCTCGGCGGGGGCGTGCTCGCGGGCCTCGTGCTCGCGGGCCTCGGCCGGGTGTTCGGCGGCGTCGGCGCGCGCAGGCGCGCCGCGCGGGTCGGCCGCGAGCTGCGCGCGAGCGTGCAGCAGGTCGCCGACGACCGCATCCTCGGCGCCGTGGACGCCGAGCTCGCCACGATCTCCGCGGCCCGTGCCGCCGCCGAGCGCGCCGCCCAGCCGAGATGA
- a CDS encoding GTPase domain-containing protein — protein MTEPTTDDGAAASARLDLLSAVDVVRGRLTATTLPLEGAGVDAARERRRRLLDQIDDYLLPRLRAAGAPLLVVVGGSTGAGKSTLVNSLLGEPLTTPGVLRPTTRSPVLVFHPADAPWFAPERVLPNLVRVHTTRGAAEPDDRRDGTAATGVRALRLAPFAGMPPGLALLDAPDIDSVEDANRALAAQLLAAADLWLFVTTAARYADAVPWDLLRDAAARHAQIALVLDRVDPGSEPVVADLERMMAENGLADAPLFVVPESALDDQGMLPAHAVAEVAGWLTDLGGDPDARADVAVATRDGVLADLVASVREVATAADAQAESAERLTGVVAAAYADALATLQKATTDGAMLRGEVLTRWQDIVGTSDLMRTIERGASRLRDRVTGFFRGGEPDVQPVERALASGVEAVTIDAIETARERVRALWRGDPAGAGILVDAHATAGVTGVGTAEMRAAVAEQVRLWQGDVLEIVSEQGAGKRGLARGLSLGVNGLGVALMLVVFGSTGGLTGLEVGVAGGTALVAQKLLEAVFGDDAVRRLAAEASQRLTDRLSALLDADAGIALTAVAALGVSPRAGDELRTAADLLARADAAEHAARVARPERGARVPAPALRGAELRGTEGRGVAARGGVAAESERSSDAADAASGSRTRGFWKRLFGGGD, from the coding sequence ATGACCGAGCCCACGACCGACGACGGCGCCGCGGCGAGCGCACGCCTCGACCTCCTCTCCGCGGTCGACGTCGTGCGCGGCCGGCTCACGGCGACGACGCTGCCGCTGGAGGGCGCCGGCGTCGACGCCGCGCGCGAGCGCCGGCGCCGTCTGCTCGATCAGATCGACGACTATCTGCTGCCCCGCCTGCGGGCCGCCGGCGCGCCGCTCCTCGTCGTCGTGGGCGGGTCGACGGGGGCGGGCAAGTCTACGCTCGTCAACTCGCTGCTGGGCGAGCCGCTCACGACGCCCGGCGTGCTGCGGCCGACGACGCGCTCGCCCGTGCTCGTGTTCCATCCCGCCGATGCGCCCTGGTTCGCCCCCGAGCGCGTGCTCCCGAACCTCGTGCGCGTGCACACGACGCGCGGGGCGGCGGAGCCGGACGACCGGCGCGACGGCACGGCGGCGACGGGCGTGCGGGCGCTGCGGCTCGCGCCGTTCGCGGGCATGCCGCCGGGCCTGGCGCTGCTCGACGCGCCCGACATCGACTCCGTCGAGGACGCCAATCGTGCGCTGGCCGCGCAGCTGCTCGCCGCCGCCGACCTCTGGCTGTTCGTCACGACCGCCGCGCGCTACGCCGACGCCGTGCCGTGGGACCTGCTGCGCGACGCCGCGGCCCGGCACGCGCAGATCGCCCTCGTGCTCGACCGCGTCGACCCCGGCAGCGAGCCCGTCGTCGCCGACCTCGAGCGGATGATGGCGGAGAACGGGCTCGCCGATGCGCCGCTGTTCGTCGTCCCCGAGAGCGCGCTCGACGATCAGGGCATGCTTCCGGCGCACGCCGTCGCCGAGGTCGCGGGCTGGCTGACCGACCTGGGCGGCGATCCCGACGCCCGCGCCGACGTCGCCGTCGCGACCCGCGACGGCGTGCTCGCCGATCTCGTCGCGTCGGTGCGGGAGGTCGCCACCGCCGCCGATGCGCAGGCGGAGTCGGCCGAACGTCTCACGGGGGTCGTCGCCGCGGCGTACGCCGACGCGCTCGCGACGCTGCAGAAAGCGACGACGGATGGCGCGATGCTGCGCGGCGAGGTGCTGACGCGCTGGCAGGACATCGTCGGGACGAGCGACCTGATGCGGACGATCGAGCGCGGCGCGAGCCGCCTGAGAGACCGGGTGACCGGCTTCTTCCGCGGCGGCGAGCCCGACGTGCAGCCCGTGGAGCGTGCGCTCGCGAGCGGCGTCGAGGCCGTCACGATCGACGCGATCGAGACGGCGCGGGAACGCGTGCGAGCGCTGTGGCGAGGCGACCCGGCCGGCGCCGGCATCCTCGTCGACGCGCACGCGACGGCGGGCGTCACCGGCGTGGGAACGGCCGAGATGCGGGCCGCGGTCGCCGAGCAGGTGCGGCTGTGGCAGGGCGACGTCCTCGAGATCGTCTCGGAGCAGGGCGCGGGCAAACGCGGCCTCGCGCGCGGCCTGAGCCTCGGCGTGAACGGCCTCGGCGTCGCCCTGATGCTCGTGGTCTTCGGCAGCACCGGGGGTCTGACGGGCCTCGAGGTCGGCGTCGCCGGCGGCACGGCCCTCGTCGCGCAGAAGCTGCTCGAGGCCGTCTTCGGCGACGACGCGGTGCGCCGGCTCGCCGCCGAGGCGTCCCAGCGCCTCACCGACCGGCTGTCGGCGCTGCTCGACGCCGACGCCGGCATCGCCCTGACCGCCGTCGCAGCGCTGGGCGTGTCGCCACGGGCGGGCGACGAGCTGCGGACCGCCGCCGACCTGCTCGCGCGCGCGGATGCCGCGGAGCACGCCGCGCGCGTCGCGCGTCCCGAGCGGGGTGCGCGTGTGCCGGCGCCCGCGCTGCGGGGCGCCGAGCTGAGGGGCACGGAAGGCCGTGGCGTCGCGGCGCGCGGTGGCGTCGCGGCCGAGTCCGAGCGGTCGTCCGACGCCGCGGACGCGGCATCCGGATCCCGTACGCGCGGGTTCTGGAAGCGCCTGTTCGGCGGGGGCGACTGA
- the leuA gene encoding 2-isopropylmalate synthase encodes MENNQKPSAMPVHRYRPFHEIVRVDLPDRTWPDKRITKAPRWCAVDLRDGNQALIDPMSPERKRIMFDLLVRMGYKEIEVGFPAASQTDFDFVRQIIEEGLIPDDVTIQVLVQAREELIARTYEAIRGAKQAIVHLYNSTSTLQREVVFRTDQQGIIDIALNGARWCKQYEATIPETTVYYEYSPESYTGTELEFAAEICNRVMEIFVPTPERKVILNLPATVEMATPNVYADSIEWMNRHLNHRENVILSLHPHNDRGTAIAAAELGYLAGADRIEGCLFGNGERTGNVDIAALGINMFTQGIDPQIDFSDIDQIKRTVEYCNQLPVPERHPWVGDLVFTAFSGSHQDAIKKGFESMDARAAAEGRPVDEIEWAVPYLPIDPKDLGRSYEAVIRVNSQSGKGGVAYLLKADHALDLPRKLQIEFSGVVQAKTDSEGGEVSSDQIWAIFTDEYLPAPADDDKWGRFELLSTRTQSDMTGDVTLEVTLRDGDETVSASGVGNGPVAAFLEVLRSQGFDVAVYDYVEHALSSGGDANAAAYVELQVDGDRLWGVGIDGDISTASLKAIVSGVNRAIRTRSRAGELAAV; translated from the coding sequence ATGGAGAACAACCAGAAGCCCTCAGCCATGCCGGTGCACCGGTATCGCCCGTTCCACGAGATCGTGCGCGTGGACCTGCCCGATCGCACGTGGCCCGACAAGCGCATCACGAAGGCGCCGCGCTGGTGCGCCGTCGACCTGCGTGACGGCAACCAGGCGCTCATCGACCCGATGAGCCCCGAGCGCAAGCGCATCATGTTCGACCTGCTCGTGCGGATGGGCTACAAGGAGATCGAGGTCGGCTTCCCGGCCGCGAGCCAGACCGACTTCGACTTCGTGCGGCAGATCATCGAAGAGGGCCTGATCCCCGACGACGTCACGATCCAGGTGCTGGTGCAGGCGCGCGAAGAGCTGATCGCCCGCACGTACGAGGCGATCCGCGGCGCCAAGCAGGCGATCGTGCACCTGTACAACTCGACGAGCACGCTGCAGCGCGAGGTCGTCTTCCGCACCGATCAGCAGGGCATCATCGACATCGCCCTGAACGGCGCGCGGTGGTGCAAGCAGTACGAGGCGACGATCCCCGAGACGACCGTGTACTACGAGTACTCGCCGGAGAGCTACACGGGCACCGAGCTGGAGTTCGCGGCGGAGATCTGCAACAGGGTCATGGAGATCTTCGTGCCGACGCCCGAGCGCAAGGTCATCCTGAACCTGCCGGCCACGGTCGAGATGGCGACGCCGAACGTCTACGCCGACTCGATCGAGTGGATGAACCGTCACCTGAACCACCGCGAGAACGTCATCCTGTCGCTGCACCCGCACAACGACCGCGGCACCGCGATCGCGGCGGCCGAGCTGGGCTATCTGGCCGGCGCCGACCGCATCGAGGGATGCCTGTTCGGCAACGGCGAGCGCACCGGCAACGTCGACATCGCGGCGCTGGGCATCAACATGTTCACGCAGGGCATCGACCCGCAGATCGACTTCAGCGACATCGACCAGATCAAGCGCACGGTCGAGTACTGCAACCAGCTGCCGGTCCCCGAGCGTCACCCGTGGGTCGGCGACCTCGTCTTCACGGCCTTCAGCGGCTCGCACCAGGACGCCATCAAGAAGGGCTTCGAGTCGATGGACGCCCGCGCGGCCGCCGAGGGCAGGCCCGTCGACGAGATCGAGTGGGCCGTGCCGTACCTGCCGATCGACCCGAAGGACCTGGGCCGCTCGTACGAGGCCGTCATCCGCGTCAACTCGCAGTCGGGCAAGGGCGGCGTCGCGTACCTGCTGAAGGCCGACCACGCGCTCGACCTGCCCCGCAAGCTGCAGATCGAGTTCTCCGGCGTCGTGCAGGCCAAGACCGACAGCGAGGGCGGCGAGGTCTCGAGCGACCAGATCTGGGCGATCTTCACCGACGAGTACCTGCCGGCTCCCGCCGACGACGACAAGTGGGGCCGTTTCGAACTGCTGTCGACGCGCACGCAGAGCGACATGACGGGCGACGTGACGCTCGAGGTCACGCTGCGCGACGGCGACGAGACCGTGTCGGCGTCGGGGGTCGGCAACGGTCCCGTGGCGGCCTTCCTCGAGGTGCTGCGCAGCCAGGGCTTCGACGTCGCGGTGTACGACTACGTCGAGCACGCCCTGAGCTCGGGCGGCGACGCGAACGCCGCCGCCTACGTCGAGCTGCAGGTCGACGGCGACCGTCTGTGGGGCGTCGGCATCGACGGCGACATCTCGACGGCGTCGCTCAAGGCGATCGTCTCGGGCGTCAACCGCGCGATCCGCACGCGCAGCCGGGCGGGTGAGCTCGCCGCCGTCTGA
- a CDS encoding S1C family serine protease produces the protein MHREPQTRRVLSFARGALVASLAVALSGCGAAIPVVDPSQSAPPAASSVGFDDVQTATVYIKGKGTFIDPGSVAPAENRWIGSGFIISESGIAVTNNHVVSGAGTLDVAVGGEDDVNAKVLGSSECLDLAVIQLDEGTYPYLSWHEGEIKTALDVYSAGFPAGAAEQFTLTRGIVSKADFPLDTEWASLQHVIEHDARVRGGNSGGPLIDASGAVVGINFAGENTLDYNYAIHRDVALEVVDKMAGGEAVLTLGINAHAWSSGDGSLYGVWAQSVRAGGPADKAGIKPGDLVLKLAGVSLASDATLSDYCQVLETQGPETTMTVEVYRPSTDELLEGQVNGEAIEVVQTGVFGGGEDVATGGFVLVADDANVLEVSVPRDWAQVDGAGFTDSNGATWYSLSAAPDLQAFFASASAPGVQLMASADAARTPDDLLTQMTGQFGACSAIDVAQPYDDGYYAGVFSTWDCSGTYSVVISSLDAASNNILLVTQLFTDFEQTDALDELLSTFYAFL, from the coding sequence ATGCACCGAGAGCCCCAGACCCGCCGTGTACTCTCTTTCGCCCGAGGGGCGCTCGTCGCGTCGCTCGCGGTCGCCCTGAGCGGATGCGGGGCCGCGATCCCCGTCGTCGACCCGTCGCAGTCGGCGCCGCCCGCCGCGTCGAGCGTGGGCTTCGACGACGTGCAGACCGCGACCGTGTACATCAAGGGCAAGGGCACGTTCATCGACCCGGGCTCGGTCGCGCCCGCCGAGAACCGGTGGATCGGATCGGGGTTCATCATCTCGGAGTCGGGTATCGCGGTCACCAACAACCACGTCGTCTCGGGCGCCGGCACGCTCGACGTCGCGGTCGGCGGCGAGGACGACGTCAACGCCAAGGTGCTCGGCTCGTCGGAGTGCCTCGACCTGGCGGTGATCCAGCTCGACGAGGGGACGTACCCGTACCTGTCGTGGCACGAGGGCGAGATCAAGACCGCCCTCGACGTCTACTCCGCGGGCTTCCCCGCGGGCGCCGCCGAGCAGTTCACGCTCACCCGCGGCATCGTCTCGAAGGCCGACTTCCCCCTCGACACCGAGTGGGCGTCGCTGCAGCACGTCATCGAGCACGACGCCCGCGTGCGCGGCGGCAACTCGGGCGGCCCGCTCATCGACGCGTCGGGGGCGGTCGTCGGCATCAACTTCGCGGGCGAGAACACGCTCGACTACAACTACGCGATCCACCGCGACGTCGCGCTCGAGGTCGTCGACAAGATGGCCGGCGGCGAGGCGGTGCTCACGCTCGGCATCAACGCGCACGCGTGGTCGAGCGGCGACGGCTCGCTCTACGGCGTGTGGGCGCAGTCGGTGCGCGCCGGAGGGCCGGCCGACAAGGCGGGCATCAAGCCGGGCGACCTCGTGCTCAAGCTCGCGGGCGTCAGCCTGGCATCCGACGCCACGCTCAGCGACTACTGCCAGGTGCTCGAGACGCAGGGCCCCGAGACGACGATGACGGTCGAGGTCTACCGGCCGTCGACCGACGAGCTGCTGGAGGGGCAGGTCAACGGGGAGGCGATCGAGGTCGTGCAGACCGGTGTCTTCGGGGGCGGCGAAGACGTGGCGACGGGCGGCTTCGTCCTCGTCGCCGACGACGCGAACGTCCTCGAGGTCTCGGTGCCCCGCGACTGGGCGCAGGTCGACGGCGCCGGCTTCACCGACAGCAACGGCGCGACGTGGTACTCGCTCAGCGCCGCTCCCGACCTGCAGGCGTTCTTCGCGAGCGCCTCGGCGCCGGGCGTGCAGCTCATGGCCAGCGCCGACGCGGCCCGCACCCCCGACGACCTGCTGACCCAGATGACCGGGCAGTTCGGGGCCTGCAGCGCGATCGACGTGGCGCAGCCCTACGACGACGGCTACTACGCGGGCGTGTTCTCGACGTGGGACTGCTCGGGCACGTACAGCGTCGTGATCTCGTCGCTGGATGCCGCGAGCAACAACATCCTCCTCGTCACGCAGCTGTTCACCGACTTCGAGCAGACAGACGCGCTCGACGAGCTGCTGTCGACGTTCTACGCCTTCCTCTGA
- the era gene encoding GTPase Era yields MAETTRAGFATFVGRPNVGKSTLTNALVGQKVAITSDKPQTTRRAIRGIVNRPGGQLVIVDTPGIHRPRTLLGQRLNDLVEQVLGDVDVIGFCVPATEKVGPGDRRIAASLDGYPRARKVAIVTKADAAGRDEIVERLMEVDSLRDDWDAVIPLSAVTDDQLDVLADELLRLMPEGPALYPDDVVTDESLEDRIAEIIREAALDGVRDELPHSIAVTVDDVAPREDSDLTDVYANIVVERDSQKAIIIGRKGSRLKEVGARARAGIEPLVGTRVYLALHVRVAKEWQRDPKQLGRLGF; encoded by the coding sequence ATGGCCGAGACGACACGGGCCGGGTTCGCGACGTTCGTGGGGCGACCCAACGTCGGCAAGTCGACGCTCACGAACGCGCTCGTCGGGCAGAAGGTGGCGATCACGAGCGACAAGCCGCAGACCACGCGCCGGGCGATCCGCGGCATCGTCAACCGTCCGGGCGGTCAGCTCGTGATCGTCGACACCCCCGGCATCCACCGGCCGCGCACGCTGCTCGGCCAGCGCCTCAACGACCTCGTCGAGCAGGTGCTGGGCGATGTCGACGTCATCGGCTTCTGCGTGCCGGCGACCGAGAAGGTGGGCCCGGGCGACCGGCGCATCGCGGCGTCGCTCGACGGGTATCCGCGGGCGCGGAAGGTCGCCATCGTCACGAAGGCCGACGCGGCGGGGCGCGACGAGATCGTCGAGCGGCTGATGGAGGTCGACAGCCTGCGCGACGACTGGGACGCCGTCATCCCGCTCTCGGCGGTGACCGATGACCAGCTCGACGTGCTCGCCGATGAGCTGCTGAGGCTCATGCCGGAGGGTCCCGCACTGTACCCCGACGACGTCGTCACCGACGAGTCGCTCGAGGACCGCATCGCCGAGATCATCCGCGAGGCGGCGCTCGACGGCGTGCGCGACGAGCTGCCGCACTCCATCGCCGTGACGGTGGACGACGTCGCGCCGCGCGAGGACTCCGACCTCACCGACGTCTACGCGAACATCGTCGTGGAGCGCGACAGCCAGAAGGCGATCATCATCGGGCGCAAGGGCTCGCGGCTGAAGGAGGTCGGGGCGCGCGCCCGCGCGGGCATCGAGCCCCTCGTCGGCACGCGCGTCTATCTCGCGCTGCACGTGCGCGTCGCCAAGGAGTGGCAGCGCGACCCCAAGCAGCTCGGCCGCCTGGGATTCTGA